The following proteins are encoded in a genomic region of Methylibium petroleiphilum PM1:
- a CDS encoding DUF6988 family protein, with translation MTSQLDFDRLLERSGVFAGRLASVLQQVAELRDDPRGLAARRAALLALEHGAALRVLFSSGAPNSACALLRSQYEAVLRGAWALYAAPSEKVDRLNRPLDPDSEQAAKNLDGPERMLDAIKARAGLNPQLMGLVIPLEEIRVNQWKAMNSFVHGGIHPLQRTDGFPVELAAQVVRNSNGISHIACRLLARLASTADVATAAEMERAYVGFEDCVPMKPTSA, from the coding sequence ATGACCTCCCAACTCGACTTCGACAGGCTTCTCGAACGATCCGGCGTGTTCGCGGGTCGACTTGCTTCGGTGCTCCAGCAAGTTGCCGAGTTGCGCGACGACCCGCGTGGGCTGGCCGCGCGACGGGCGGCGCTTCTCGCGCTGGAGCACGGCGCTGCACTTCGAGTCTTGTTCAGTTCAGGGGCGCCAAACTCTGCCTGCGCGCTGCTGCGCTCACAGTACGAAGCTGTACTGCGTGGTGCCTGGGCGCTTTATGCTGCCCCCAGCGAGAAGGTCGATCGGCTCAATCGCCCGCTTGATCCGGACAGCGAACAGGCAGCCAAAAACCTCGACGGCCCGGAGCGAATGCTGGATGCCATCAAGGCACGCGCAGGACTCAATCCACAGCTCATGGGTCTGGTGATTCCGCTGGAAGAGATTCGGGTCAACCAGTGGAAGGCAATGAACTCGTTCGTCCATGGTGGCATCCACCCGCTGCAGCGCACCGACGGCTTCCCCGTGGAACTTGCCGCGCAGGTCGTGCGTAACTCGAATGGCATCTCACACATCGCCTGCCGCTTGCTCGCGCGGCTCGCGTCGACCGCTGATGTCGCAACAGCAGCCGAGATGGAGCGCGCCTACGTTGGGTTCGAGGACTGCGTGCCGATGAAACCGACGTCGGCATAG
- a CDS encoding HNH endonuclease, producing MDATRQPSMRKAAFDHIRRLQSVHDQLTAADLAKGFVSDGQRFPLVNPQRGIFKPKEMEHLLSIRTVFPKPGARVWYDDQREVHGQIYSGQETIDYAFMGTNADVAENRWLREAMEQKTPIIYFLGVSPGRYEAVMPAFIVDWGAVACKAGVAFAADVTAVDAAPPVDAVERRYALRTVQQRLHQATFRDAVITAYRGRCALSGLPEPLLLDAAHIVADRNERLGQPVVQNGIPLSKIHHAAFDAHLIGIDPDYRVHVAERLLSQNDGPMLEALKRLHGGQLHLPHRNTDSPDRDRLAQRFDLFLAAA from the coding sequence ATGGATGCCACCCGCCAGCCATCAATGCGAAAGGCCGCGTTTGATCACATACGCCGGCTCCAGTCAGTCCACGACCAGCTCACCGCGGCCGATCTGGCCAAGGGCTTCGTCTCCGATGGTCAACGCTTCCCCCTGGTGAACCCGCAACGGGGGATCTTCAAGCCCAAGGAGATGGAGCACCTGCTATCGATCCGAACCGTGTTTCCTAAGCCTGGTGCGCGCGTTTGGTACGACGACCAGCGCGAGGTCCACGGCCAGATCTATTCTGGGCAAGAGACCATCGACTACGCGTTCATGGGCACGAACGCCGATGTGGCCGAGAACCGATGGCTTCGCGAGGCGATGGAACAGAAGACGCCGATCATCTACTTCCTCGGAGTCTCTCCTGGACGGTATGAGGCTGTCATGCCGGCCTTCATCGTTGATTGGGGCGCAGTCGCTTGCAAGGCAGGGGTCGCGTTTGCCGCCGATGTCACCGCCGTGGACGCCGCACCACCTGTCGATGCCGTGGAGCGACGCTATGCTCTTCGCACGGTGCAGCAGCGGCTGCATCAAGCGACGTTCCGCGACGCTGTCATTACCGCATACCGCGGCCGTTGCGCGCTGTCCGGCCTGCCCGAACCTTTGCTGCTCGATGCCGCCCACATCGTGGCGGACAGGAACGAACGGCTGGGGCAACCGGTGGTTCAGAACGGTATTCCGCTGTCGAAGATTCACCACGCGGCGTTCGACGCTCACCTGATTGGCATTGATCCGGACTACCGAGTTCACGTCGCCGAGCGCCTGCTATCGCAGAACGACGGGCCAATGCTCGAAGCGCTAAAGCGCTTACATGGTGGCCAACTGCACCTCCCTCACCGGAACACAGATAGCCCCGATCGCGATCGGTTGGCCCAGCGCTTCGATCTATTTTTGGCGGCAGCGTAG